A genomic stretch from Hoplias malabaricus isolate fHopMal1 chromosome 4, fHopMal1.hap1, whole genome shotgun sequence includes:
- the gnb5a gene encoding guanine nucleotide-binding protein subunit beta-5a isoform X1 has protein sequence MAAQELQPSETITKLKTESEALKTKLEEERAKLHDVELHQVAEKVEPLGQFVMKTRRTLKGHGNKVLCMDWCKDKRRIVSSSQDGKVIVWDAFTTNKEHAVTMPCTWVMACAYAPSGCAIACGGLDNKCSVYPLSLDKNENLAAKKKSVAMHTNYLSACSFTNSDMQILTSSGDGTCALWDVESGQLLQSFHGHAADVLCLDLAPSETGHTFVSGGCDKKANVWDMRSGQCIQSFETHESDINSVRYYPSGDAFASGSDDATCRLFDLRADREVAIYSKESIIFGASSVDFSLSGRLLFAGYNDYTINVWDVLKGTRVSILFGHENRVSTLRVSPDGTAFCSGSWDHTLRVWA, from the exons ATGGCTGCTCAGGAGCTGCAGCCCAGTGAAACCATCACGAAGCTGAAAACCGAGTCCGAGGCGCTGAAAACCAAGCTCGAGGAGGAGAGAGCTAAACTGCACGATGTGGAGC TGCACCAAGTGGCTGAGAAGGTGGAGCCTCTGGGTCAGTTCGTAATGAAGACCAGGAGAACCCTGAAGGGCCACGGCAATAAGGTGCTTTGTATGGACTGGTGTAAAGACAAGAGGAGAATCGTGAGCTCTTCACAG GATGGAAAAGTGATTGTATGGGATGCTTTCACAACAAACAAG GAGCATGCTGTAACTATGCCATGTACATGGGTGATGGCCTGTGCATATGCCCCATCTGGATGTGCAATTGCCTGTGG TGGTCTTGACAACAAGTGTTCAGTGTACCCGTTATCCCTGGACAAGAACGAGAACTTGGCAGCTAAGAAGAAGTCGGTGGCCATGCACACCAATTACCTATCCGCCTGCAGTTTCACCAACTCTGACATGCAG ATTCTGACATCGAGTGGTGATGGAACCTGTGCTCTGTGGGATGTGGAGAGTGGGCAGCTGTTACAAAGTTTTCATGGTCATGCAGCTGATGTACTCTGCTTGGACCTTGCCCCCTCTGAGACCGGCCACACCTTCGTGTCTGGG GGCTGTGACAAGAAGGCGAACGTATGGGACATGCGCTCGGGGCAGTGTATTCAGTCATTCGAAACACATGAATCGGATATTAACAGCGTACG GTATTATCCTAGTGGGGATGCGTTTGCATCTGGCTCAGACGATGCTACT TGTCGTCTTTTCGACCTGAGGGCAGACAGAGAGGTGGCTATCTATTCCAAAGAGAGCATCATATTTGGAGCTTCCAGTGTAGACTTCTCTCTCAGTG GTCGACTGCTGTTTGCTGGGTACAATGACTACACCATCAATGTGTGGGATGTTTTAAAAGGAACTCGTGTGTCCATTTTATTTGGCCATGAGAATCGAGTCAGTACACTGCGTGTTTCTCCTGATGGGACAGCGTTCTGCTCAGGGTCCTGGGACCACACTTTACGG GTTTGGGCCTGA
- the gnb5a gene encoding guanine nucleotide-binding protein subunit beta-5a isoform X2, translating into MKTRRTLKGHGNKVLCMDWCKDKRRIVSSSQDGKVIVWDAFTTNKEHAVTMPCTWVMACAYAPSGCAIACGGLDNKCSVYPLSLDKNENLAAKKKSVAMHTNYLSACSFTNSDMQILTSSGDGTCALWDVESGQLLQSFHGHAADVLCLDLAPSETGHTFVSGGCDKKANVWDMRSGQCIQSFETHESDINSVRYYPSGDAFASGSDDATCRLFDLRADREVAIYSKESIIFGASSVDFSLSGRLLFAGYNDYTINVWDVLKGTRVSILFGHENRVSTLRVSPDGTAFCSGSWDHTLRVWA; encoded by the exons ATGAAGACCAGGAGAACCCTGAAGGGCCACGGCAATAAGGTGCTTTGTATGGACTGGTGTAAAGACAAGAGGAGAATCGTGAGCTCTTCACAG GATGGAAAAGTGATTGTATGGGATGCTTTCACAACAAACAAG GAGCATGCTGTAACTATGCCATGTACATGGGTGATGGCCTGTGCATATGCCCCATCTGGATGTGCAATTGCCTGTGG TGGTCTTGACAACAAGTGTTCAGTGTACCCGTTATCCCTGGACAAGAACGAGAACTTGGCAGCTAAGAAGAAGTCGGTGGCCATGCACACCAATTACCTATCCGCCTGCAGTTTCACCAACTCTGACATGCAG ATTCTGACATCGAGTGGTGATGGAACCTGTGCTCTGTGGGATGTGGAGAGTGGGCAGCTGTTACAAAGTTTTCATGGTCATGCAGCTGATGTACTCTGCTTGGACCTTGCCCCCTCTGAGACCGGCCACACCTTCGTGTCTGGG GGCTGTGACAAGAAGGCGAACGTATGGGACATGCGCTCGGGGCAGTGTATTCAGTCATTCGAAACACATGAATCGGATATTAACAGCGTACG GTATTATCCTAGTGGGGATGCGTTTGCATCTGGCTCAGACGATGCTACT TGTCGTCTTTTCGACCTGAGGGCAGACAGAGAGGTGGCTATCTATTCCAAAGAGAGCATCATATTTGGAGCTTCCAGTGTAGACTTCTCTCTCAGTG GTCGACTGCTGTTTGCTGGGTACAATGACTACACCATCAATGTGTGGGATGTTTTAAAAGGAACTCGTGTGTCCATTTTATTTGGCCATGAGAATCGAGTCAGTACACTGCGTGTTTCTCCTGATGGGACAGCGTTCTGCTCAGGGTCCTGGGACCACACTTTACGG GTTTGGGCCTGA